A region of Esox lucius isolate fEsoLuc1 chromosome 3, fEsoLuc1.pri, whole genome shotgun sequence DNA encodes the following proteins:
- the prtfdc1b gene encoding phosphoribosyltransferase domain-containing protein 1b — protein sequence MAEEFTTKTVRKDGGIVINDDWPGYSLDLFNYPKHYSGDLECVYIPHGVIMDRTERLARNIMDDLGDHDTVVLCVLKAGYQFCADLVERIKALSRNSDHTLPMSVNFIRLKSYVNDQSTEDLHIIGAEDLSFLTGKNVLIVEAIVDTGKTMTTLLKHVEAFRPKMIKVAGLLVKRVPNNSGCFPDYVGFEIPNHFVVGYALDYNEYFRDLNHICVISESGKLKYKV from the exons ATGGCAGAGGAATTTACCACCAAAACTGTTCGGAAAGACGGAGGAATTGTG ATCAATGATGACTGGCCAGGTTACAGTTTAGACCTGTTTAACTATCCTAAACACTACTCTGGGGATTTAGAGTGTGTCTACATCCCACATGGTGTCATCATGGACAG GACAGAACGGCTAGCCCGCAACATCATGGATGACCTGGGCGACCATGACACGGTGGTGCTGTGTGTCCTGAAAGCTGGCTACCAGTTCTGTGCCGACCTGGTGGAGAGGATCAAAGCACTGAGCCGCAACTCAGACCACACTCTGCCGATGAGTGTCAACTTCATCCGCCTCAAGAGTTATGTG AATGACCAGTCAACAGAGGACCTCCACATAATTGGAGCGGAAGACCTCTCCTTCTTGACTGGAAAA AACGTCCTAATTGTTGAG GCCATAGTAGACACAGGCAAAACAATGACTACACTCCTTAAACACGTGGAGGCCTTCAGGCCCAAAATGATCAAAGTGGCAGG tTTGCTGGTGAAGAGAGTGCCAAACAATTCAGGATGTTTCCCAGATT atgttggttttgagataCCCAATCATTTTGTGGTTGGATATGCCTTAGACTACAATGAGTATTTCAGAGACCTCAAT CATATCTGTGTGATCAGTGAAAGCGGCAAGCTGAAATACAAGGTCTAG